A window of Apium graveolens cultivar Ventura chromosome 8, ASM990537v1, whole genome shotgun sequence contains these coding sequences:
- the LOC141680620 gene encoding helicase sen1-like produces MEAEQGESSHNNNALYVGENLAKIVLSWSLEDILHEHKVNAIPHSFSSLGDYLSSFVYPLVEETKSEICSKIESLSTAPFAKIITLCSSERFIQPRYEIVFGKWKGSLKKHTKVSHQAKLGDLFVFKQTKPDRNSSVRRLGRSWCFGYATKILKHDFNERLIYTPHFEVSSSIKLEAALDVSKPFYAIFIMNLTTNNRIWNALHTCPSDHVIRELLSINPMVQEDCKNCPAMKETLEEKLSLTSYLNKSQCEAVVQCICNSVCDHKPSLELIWASPGTGKTRTLGVLLCSLLRVNCRTLVCAPTNVAILEVASRVMQLGKESAKTLDENGNPLCSFGDILVYGNTNRTAYEAGDLYLDYRVKRLTKCFSPHFGWKHWFTTMTEFLENCVSEYASEADKCVDNRTSFLQYVKDRFIPMSDSLRNCILTIGTHLSKAYISEKDIKDLILLEASLQSLETFLFEANPVGKELKAAFLLEEGVKSSPQDDINMPEFFHIKSECIQHLRNLLHSLDRLSLITVNEKFCFKMASLIFCTASSSYELCKFGIDPIKLLVIDEASQVKECESLIPLQVCGVKHVVLLGDECQLPAFVSSKVSAKAGFGKSLFERLSMLGYHRHLLDTQYRMHPNISSFPIAKFYQNRIIDSQIVKSDTYNKCYLPGPLYGNYSFMNISCGREVLSDRHNWKNMVEVAVVLKILQLLYKGVCMFGHLAFMSFLFSLKNP; encoded by the exons ATGGAAGCTGAACAGGGTGAGTCTTCACACAACAATAATGCATTATATGTGGGTGAAAACTTGGCTAAAATTGTGCTTTCTTGGTCCCTTGAAGACATTCTACATGAACACAAG GTGAATGCAATTCCTCATTCATTTAGTTCACTTGGGGATTATCTAAGTTCGTTTGTTTATCCACTTGTTGAAGAAACGAAGTCTGAGATTTGTTCAAAAATCGAATCATTGTCAACTGCACCTTTTGCCAAGATCATTACTTTGTGTTCTTCTGAGCGGTTCATACAGCCACGCTATGAAATAGTTTTTGGCAAGTGGAAAGGAAGTTTGAAAAAACATACCAAAGTGTCACACCAAGCAAAGCTTGGAGATTTATTTGTTTTTAAGCAGACTAAACCTGATCGAAATTCTAGTGTACGGAGGCTGGGGAGGAGCTGGTGTTTTGGCTATGCTACGAAAATCTTAAAGCATGACTTCAATGAGAGGCTTATTTATACTCCTCATTTTGAAGTTAGTAGTTCAATCAAACTTGAAGCAGCACTGGATGTATCTAAGCCCTTTTACGCAATTTTTATAATGAACTTGACAACCAACAATCGAATATGGAATGCACTGCACACTTGTCCTTCTGATCATGTCATCAGGGAACTTCTGAGCATTAATCCAATG GTACAGGAAGACTGCAAAAACTGTCCTGCAATGAAGGAAACACTGGAAGAAAAGTTATCATTAACATCTTATCTGAACAAGTCCCAGTGTGAGGCAGTTGTACAGTGTATCTGTAACAGTGTTTGTGATCACAAACCGTCTCTGGAACTCATTTGGGCTTCCCCAGGGACCGGGAAGACTAGAACTCTTGGTGTGCTGCTTTGTAGCCTCCTACGTGTGAATTGTAGGACACTCGTCTGTGCTCCTACAAATGTGGCAATCTTAGAAGTTGCTTCACGTGTTATGCAATTGGGGAAAGAATCAGCAAAGACACTTGACGAAAATGGTAATCCACTTTGTAGCTTCGGAGATATACTTGTATATGGTAATACAAACCGAACTGCATATGAAGCTGGAGACTTGTACTTGGATTATCGTGTAAAAAGGCTCACCAAATGCTTTTCACCACACTTTGGTTGGAAGCATTGGTTTACGACCATGACAGAGTTCCTAGAAAATTGTGTCTCAGAGTATGCAAGTGAAGCTGACAAGTGTGTTGATAATCGAACCTCGTTTCTTCAGTATGTAAAAGACAGATTTATTCCGATGTCAGATTCACTTAGAAACTGTATCTTGACTATTGGGACTCATCTATCAAAAGCATATATCTCAGAAAAAGATATTAAAGATTTGATATTGCTGGAGGCCTCACTTCAATCTTTGGAGACTTTCTTATTCGAAGCGAATCCGGTTGGGAAAGAACTTAAGGCAGCATTTTTACTTGAAGAAGGGGTTAAAAGTTCTCCTCAGGATGACATAAACATGCCAGAATTCTTTCACATCAAGAGTGAATGCATTCAACATCTAAGAAATCTCCTGCATTCACTTGATAGACTCAGCCTAATAACAGTAAATGAAAAGTTCTGCTTCAAAATGGCCTCTTTAATTTTTTGCACAGCTTCAAGTTCATATGAACTCTGTAAGTTTGGAATTGACCCCATAAAATTGTTAGTTATTGATGAAGCTTCGCAGGTGAAGGAGTGTGAATCACTAATACCACTACAAGTCTGTGGTGTAAAGCATGTTGTGCTTTTGGGCGATGAATGTCAATTGCCCGCATTTGTTAGTAGCAAG GTTTCTGCTAAAGCTGGCTTTGGGAAAAGCCTGTTCGAGAGATTGAGTATGCTTGGTTATCACAGGCACCTCCTTGATACACAATACCGGATGCATCCAAACATTAGCAGTTTCCCGATTGCAAAATTTTATCAGAATAGAATCATTGATTCACAAATTGTCAAGAGTGACACGTACAACAAATGTTATCTGCCTGGTCCTTTGTATGGTAACTATTCCTTTATGAATATTTCTTGCGGAAGAGAGGTTCTTTCTGATCGTCATAACTGGAAAAACATGGTAGAGGTTGCTGTTGTACTGAAAATTCTGCAGTTGCTCTACAAAGGTGTATGCATGTTTGGCCATTTGGCATTTATGTCATTTTTATTTAGTTTAAAGAATCCATAA